In a single window of the Rhineura floridana isolate rRhiFlo1 chromosome 3, rRhiFlo1.hap2, whole genome shotgun sequence genome:
- the LOC133381309 gene encoding zinc finger protein 420-like, producing the protein MECEKSFSPSGCLTLHLRNHTREKPYKCMECGKSFSRNGHLTLHLTTHTGEKPYKCMECGKSFSQSGSLTLHQRTHTGEKPYKCKECGKSFHFRGVLNQHQRTHTGMKPYKCMECGKSFSQSGNLTSHQRTHTGEKPYKCKECGKSFSQYVQLTQHERIHTGVKPYGCVECGKSFSRRDSLTSHQRTHTGIKPYKCMECGKSFRFSCNLSLHQRTHTGVKPYECVECGMSFSQSSSLTSHQRTHTGEKLYKCVECGKSFSQRGGLTLHLRIHTGMKPFRCMECGKNFSQSSSLTSHQRTHTGNKPFKCVECGKCFRRSDSLTTHQRTHTGLKPYECVDCGRSFGQSSSLTSHRRTHTGEKPYKCVECGKSFSRRNSLASHQRTHTGEKPFKCAECGKSFTRSDSLTSHQRTHTGVRPCECVECGKSFRHSSNLISHRRTHTGEKPYKCMECGKSFSCSGHLSLHLRTHTGEKPFKCMECGKSFSQRAQLITHKTTHTGVKTYKCMECGKSFSCSGHLRLHLRTHTGEKPYKCVECGKSFRQRGHLITHQIIHTGVKT; encoded by the coding sequence AtggagtgtgaaaagagctttAGTCCTAGTGGGTGCCTTACTTTACATCTAAGAAACCATACAAgggaaaaaccatataaatgtatggagtgtggaaagagcttcagtcgtaATGGACACCTTACTTTACATCTAACAacccacactggggagaaaccatataaatgtatggagtgtggaaagagtttcagtcaaagtggaagccttactttacatcaaagaacccacacaggagagaaaccatataaatgcaaggaatgtggaaagagtttccatTTCAGAGGTGTTCTTAatcaacatcaaagaactcacacagggatgaagccatataaatgtatggagtgtggaaagagcttcagtcagagtggaaatcttacttcacatcaaagaacccacactggggagaaaccatataaatgcaaggaatgtggaaagagcttcagtcaataTGTACAACTTACTCAACatgaaagaatccacacaggcgTGAAGCCATATggatgtgtggagtgtggaaagagcttcagtcgtagagatagccttacttcacatcaaagaacccatacggGGATAaagccatataaatgtatggagtgtggaaagagcttccgttttagctgcaacctttctttacatcaaagaacccacacgggggtgaagccatatgaatgtgtggagtgtggaatgagctttagtcagagcagtagccttacatcgcatcaaagaacccatacaggcgAGAAACTAtataaatgtgtggagtgtggaaaaagcttcagtcaaaGAGGAGGACTGACTTTACATCTAAGAATCCACACAGGAATGAAGCCATTtagatgtatggagtgtggaaagaacttcagtcagagcagtagccttacttcacatcaaagaacccacacagggaataaaccatttaaatgtgtggagtgtggaaaatgTTTTCGTCGTAGTGACAGCCTAAcaacacatcaaagaacccacacagggttGAAACCATATGAATGTGTGGACTGTGGAAGGAGCTTTGGACAGAGCagtagccttacttcacatcgaagaacccatacaggggagaaaccatataaatgtgtggagtgtggaaagagctttagtcggaGAAATAGCCttgcttcacatcaaagaacccacactggggagaaaccgtttaaatgtgcagagtgtggaaagagtttcactcGTAGTGACAGCCtaacttcacatcaaagaacccacacaggggtgaGGCCATgtgaatgtgtggagtgtggaaagagctttcgtcACAGCAGTAATCTTATTTCACATcgaagaacccatacaggggagaaaccatataaatgtatggagtgtggaaaaagtttcagttGTAGCGGACACCTTAGTTTACAtctaagaacccatacaggggaaaaaccctttaaatgtatggaatgtggaaagagcttcagtcaaagaGCACAGCTTATTACACATAAAACAACCCACACCGGGGTGAAgacatataaatgtatggagtgtggaaaaagcttcagttgtAGTGGACACCTTCGCTTACATCtgagaacccatacaggggaaaaaccgtataaatgtgtggaatgtggaaagagcttcagacaaAGAGGACACCTTATTACACATCAAATAATCCACACTGGGGTGAAGACATAG